From the genome of Metarhizium brunneum chromosome 4, complete sequence, one region includes:
- the MTLD gene encoding Mannitol-1-phosphate 5-dehydrogenase produces MAVGGLKKKAVHFGAGNIGRGFVACFLHNSGYEVVFADVVDSLIDKINSSPSYKVIEVGSEGTTENTITNYRAINSKTHEEDLINEIAIAEVVTCSVGPNILKFIAPVIAKGIDRRSNDDTPLHVIACENAIGATDTLAKHIKDPRNTAPERLEDHHLRARYANSAIDRIVPAQDPNAGLDVTLEKFFEWVVDKTPFQDVGIPSIEGINWVDNLAPFIERKLYTVNTGHATAAYHGYNRRKRTVYDALQDRAIMAEVRGALMETKNLIVSKHEFEEDDQAAYVEKIIKRIGNPHLEDAVERVGRAPLRKLSRKERFIGPAAELAEAGQPIKYLLDAIEMCFRFQNVEEDEESKELAKIMSESSPEEVVSKVCGIQTRDKIHPSLVAIVQRVQDDSRED; encoded by the exons ATGGCTGTCGGTGGtctcaagaagaaggctgtcCATTTTGGAGCGGGCAATATCG GCCGTGGTTTCGTTGCCTGCTTTCTCCATAATTCTGGCTATGAGGTTGTCTTTGCCGATGTCGTCGACTCTCtcattgacaagatcaacTCCTCGCCCTCATACAAGGTCATTGAAGTTGGCTCAGAAGGCACTACTGaaaacaccatcaccaactaCCGCGCCATCAACTCCAAGACGCATGAAGAGGACTTGATCAACGAGATTGCCATCGCTGAGGTTGTCACCTGCTCTGTTGGCCCCAATATTCTCAAGTTTATTGCTCCCGTCATTGCCAAGGGCATCGACCGCCGCTCCAACGACGATACTCCCCTGCATGTTATTGCATGCGAAAACGCTATTGGTGCTACCGACACTCTCGCCAAGCACATCAAAGACCCGCGAAACACTGCACCTGAGCGTCTTGAGGACCACCATCTCCGAGCGCGCTATGCCAATTCTGCTATAGACAGAATTGTGCCTGCTCAGGACCCTAATGCTGGCCTCGATGTCACTCTCGAGAAGTTCTTTGAGTGGGTAGTCGACAAGACTCCATTCCAAGACGTTGGTATTCCCTCTATCGAGGGCATCAACTGGGTTGACAACCTAGCCCCTTTCATTGAGCGCAAGCTATACACTGTCAACACAGGACACGCCACTGCCGCCTACCACGGGTACAACCGAAGAAAGCGCACTGTGTACGATGCCTTGCAAGATAgagccatcatggctgaGGTACGTGGAGCGCTGATGGAGACCAAGAACCTCATTGTCTCCAAGCACGAGTTTGAGGAGGATGATCAAGCTGCCTACGTCGAAAAGATTATCAAACGTATCGGCAACCCTCACTTGGAAGATGCCGTTGAGCGCGTGGGCCGTGCTCCTCTGCGTAAACTTTCTCGCAAGGAGCGCTTCATTggccctgccgccgagcttgCTGAGGCTGGCCAGCCCATCAAATACCTTCTCGATGCTATCGAGATGTGCTTCCGCTTCCAGAAcgtcgaggaagatgaagaatccAAGGAGCTCGCCAAGATCATGTCCGAGAGCAGCCCCGAAGAGGTTGTGAGCAAGGTGTGCGGCATTCAGACCCGCGACAAGATTCACCCTTCACTGGTTGCCATTGTTCAGCGTGTCCAGGACGATAGCCGTGAAGATTGA